The Setaria italica strain Yugu1 chromosome IX, Setaria_italica_v2.0, whole genome shotgun sequence genome has a window encoding:
- the LOC101764708 gene encoding uncharacterized protein LOC101764708, which produces MQRLAPVPAQPFVRVPSTSDLSHYFSPQSSSSATPPLITSDPIGHCIRVERARALPPRRMRPAAPCAAGRPSSRRELDEPAATATMRITVRTLRGERVALDVDGVATVAQVKGMVAAREGVAADMQRLFFAGRHLDDDALPVAHYGVRHGSVVFLSLRLRADSSQQEMRNVQMQPEQQPVTARQLIDQQQQQLIVFDGDGHHEAARGRGGGEEAIIKRKPVSRRSLRKILSRLHVDVWTAQHDAKFLDLLHRHTRGGGGDRRSVGDLTADDWRAIRAELNAATASAFPVDELQRRLAEFRREFNAVSRIKEHHRFSYDARRRVVVATEAEWKRYVLENPGAVAYEGKSPHFGRLRAIFSGVGVGGAEMRGARGVAKQCRESRAKRCLGKLLRSFGLRCKL; this is translated from the exons ATGCAACGCCTGGCCCCTGTGCCAGCCCAACCCTTCGTGCGCGTCCCCTCCACCTCTGATCTGTCCCATTATTTTTCTCCCCAATCCTCTTCTTCCGCGACGCCCCCCTTGATCACTTCCGATCCGATTGGTCATTGCATCCGCGttgagcgcgcgcgcgcgctgccaCCTCGCCGCATGAGACCTgccgcgccgtgcgccgccggtcGCCCTAGTAGCCGTCGCGAGCTGGATGAGCCAGCAGCTACCGCGACGATGAGGATCACGGTGCGGACGCTGCGCGGGGAGCGGGTGGCGCTGGACGTCGACGGCGTCGCCACGGTGGCGCAGGTCAAGGGCATGGTCGCGGCCAGGGAGGGCGTCGCGGCGGACATGCAGCGGCTCTTCTTCGCCGGCCGGCACCTCGACGACGACGCACTGCCCGTCGCGCACTACGGCGTTCGGCACGGCTCCGTCGTCTTCCtcagcctccgcctccgcgccgatTCCTCGCA GCAGGAGATGCGTAACGTGCAAATGCAGCCAGAACAACAACCTGTGACAGCGAGGCAACTGATCgatcagcaacagcaacagctgATTGTTTTCGATGGCGATGGCCACCACGAGGCCGCGagaggccgtggcggcggcgaggaggccatCATCAAGAGGAAGCCGGTGTCGCGGCGCTCGCTCCGGAAGATCCTGTCGCGGCTGCACGTGGACGTGTGGACGGCCCAGCACGacgccaagttcctggacctgcTGCACCGGCacacgcgcggcggcggcggggacaggCGGTCCGTGGGCGACCTGACCGCGGACGACTGGCGCGCCATCCGCGCCGAGCTTAACGCGGCGACGGCGTCCGCGTTCCCCGTCGACGAGCTGCAGCGGCGGCTGGCCGAGTTCCGGCGCGAGTTCAACGCCGTGAGCCGGATCAAGGAGCACCACCGGTTCAGCTACGACGCGCGCCGCCGGGTCGTCGTTGCCACGGAGGCCGAGTGGAAGCGCTACGTACTG GAGAACCCGGGGGCGGTGGCGTACGAAGGGAAGAGCCCGCACTTCGGTCGCCTCCGTGCGATCTTCTCCGGCGTTGGCGTCGGTGGTGCGGAGATGCGtggcgcgcgcggcgtggcCAAGCAGTGCCGAGAGTCCCGGGCGAAGAGATGCCTGGGCAAACTGCTGCGAAGCTTTGGGCTCCGATGTAAGTTGTAA
- the LOC101765125 gene encoding remorin 4.1, whose protein sequence is MLHEQQAPAVAAAAAAAPPPVPSAPSSSHDEDGDGGEGAATTFRDIHPLTPDPPTPLPPARTGSAASWDTASHRSYSSEEQYMTMSREFTAMVAAGATMQTGPNANSGGGYDNGAADQLTSIGEDELEETNPLAIVPDSHPIATPARSRASGLEVVPAGPPPPPPAHVEASQVKKEEVETKVSAWQTAEVAKINNRFKREEVVINGWETEQVEKASAWLKKIERKLDEQRAKALEKTQNDIAKARRKAEEKRASAEAKRGLKLAKVLELANFMKAVGRVPTKRSFF, encoded by the exons ATGTTGCATGAGCAGCAGGCACCGGCAgtagcagccgcagccgcagcagcgccgccgccagtgccaTCGGCGCCGAGCAGTAGCCACGACGAGGACGGCGATGGGGGCGAGGGCGCCGCGACGACGTTCCGCGACATCCACCCGCTGACCCCCGACCCGCCGACGCCACTACCCCCCGCGCGCACGGGCTCCGCCGCGTCCTGGGACACCGCCAGCCACCGCTCCTACTCCTCCGAGGAGCAGTACATGACGATGAGCCGCGAGTTCACCGCCATGGTCGCCGCCGGGGCGACCATGCAGACCGGCCCCAACGCCAACAGCGGCGGCGGGTACGACAACGGCGCCGCCGACCAGCTCACCAGCATCGGCGAGGACGAGCTGGAGGAGACCAACCCGCTGGCCATCGTGCCGGACAGCCACCCCATCGCGACGCCGGCCAGGTCCAGGGCGTCCGGCCTGGAGGTGGTGCCCGCggggccgccgcccccgccaccggcgcACGTGGAGGCCAGCCAGGtgaagaaggaggaggtggagaccAAGGTCTCGGCGTGGCAGACGGCGGAGGTGGCCAAGATCAACAACCGCTTCAAGCGGGAGGAGGTGGTCATCAACGGATGGGAGACCGAGCAGGTGGAGAAGGCATCCGCCTGGCTCAAGAAGATCGAG AGGAAGCTTGACGAGCAGCGCGCCAAGGCGTTGGAGAAGACGCAGAACGACATCGCCAAGGCGCGGCGCAAGGCGGAGGAGAAGCGGGCGTCGGCGGAGGCCAAGCGGGGCCTCAAGCTGGCcaaggtgctggagctcgccAACTTCATGAAGGCCGTCGGGAGGGTGCCCACCAAGCGCTCCTTCTTCTAG